TACATGCAAATGAACAGAAAGATCGCTTCTATCCTGGTTTTAGGGATAGCCGTTGCTTTCGGCCTGAGTGCGTGCGGGCCCAAAAATATCAGCAAAGGGGATGTCCCGGACTGGTATCTGAATCCGCCGCAGGCAAAGGACAAAATTTACGGCACCGGCGCATCCGAAAAATCTGCGTTTTTGGATTTGGCTACACAGTTGTCCGATGCCGCTGCCACTCAAAGTCTTATGGCTTCCATTCAGGTGAGCGTACAAAGCATGCTCCGAAACTATCTGCAGCAGAGCGGAACCCTGGATAATGTCCGGGCGCTGCAGTTTTCCGAGTCTGTGAGTAAAACGGTGGTGAGCAACAC
The window above is part of the Candidatus Latescibacter sp. genome. Proteins encoded here:
- a CDS encoding LPP20 family lipoprotein, whose protein sequence is MQMNRKIASILVLGIAVAFGLSACGPKNISKGDVPDWYLNPPQAKDKIYGTGASEKSAFLDLATQLSDAAATQSLMASIQVSVQSMLRNYLQQSGTLDNVRALQFSESVSKTVVSNTLSGVIITKRESREGRMFSLAELSKDSMKNALLSAARDAAAEYSEL